From Clostridium cylindrosporum DSM 605, one genomic window encodes:
- a CDS encoding sugar ABC transporter substrate-binding protein: protein MKKLLSLFLILVVVLGGSLVGCKQQEKETASNTSSTTDKVEKNENVDIPVTLKDKEVKIAVIRKIGGDDHTAQFLAGAKKEGERLGVIVNTFSANGDTTKFHDSIAQAIEKDYDGYIISHGDDKGTVDYVKKIRDKGKAVVTFDSNPEISKIDGVTLTSQDDESLALLSFKKLIQDHNGKANIAYLWVDGFPPMVNRNRIYEDLKEKYPDIKEVERWGVAAADTSVQTQNAVSAILSKYPKGKLDAIYATWDAFAIGATRAVKEAGRSEVKIYGIDVSNADLQAISEEGSPWISTAAVDPKLVGAVNLRIVMKKLAGEMTPKFYDLEASLINKDSLTGSKNVNMENLSQFIKGFGVSSAFDEPWMNKLKEENKK from the coding sequence ATGAAAAAATTACTAAGTTTATTTCTAATATTAGTAGTTGTATTAGGAGGCTCATTAGTAGGTTGTAAACAACAGGAAAAGGAAACAGCATCTAATACAAGTTCTACTACTGATAAAGTAGAAAAAAATGAAAATGTAGACATACCAGTTACTTTAAAGGATAAGGAAGTTAAAATAGCTGTTATTCGTAAGATTGGTGGAGATGATCATACTGCTCAATTTTTAGCAGGGGCTAAAAAAGAAGGAGAGCGTCTTGGGGTAATAGTTAATACATTTAGCGCTAATGGGGATACTACTAAATTTCATGATTCTATAGCTCAAGCTATAGAGAAGGATTATGATGGTTACATAATTTCACATGGGGATGATAAGGGAACTGTTGATTATGTTAAGAAAATCAGAGATAAGGGAAAAGCAGTTGTAACATTTGATTCAAATCCTGAGATATCAAAGATTGATGGGGTTACTTTAACATCACAGGATGATGAATCACTTGCACTTTTATCATTTAAAAAACTTATTCAAGATCATAATGGAAAGGCTAATATAGCATATCTGTGGGTAGATGGTTTCCCACCTATGGTAAATAGAAATAGAATTTATGAAGATCTTAAGGAAAAGTACCCAGATATTAAGGAAGTTGAAAGATGGGGAGTTGCAGCAGCAGATACATCAGTACAAACTCAAAATGCTGTAAGTGCTATACTTTCAAAGTATCCAAAGGGAAAACTTGATGCTATATATGCTACGTGGGATGCCTTTGCTATAGGAGCAACTCGTGCGGTTAAGGAAGCTGGACGTAGTGAAGTTAAGATATATGGTATAGATGTATCAAATGCTGATCTACAAGCTATAAGTGAAGAGGGTAGTCCTTGGATTTCAACAGCAGCTGTTGATCCAAAGCTAGTTGGAGCAGTTAACCTAAGAATAGTTATGAAAAAACTTGCAGGTGAAATGACACCTAAGTTCTATGATTTAGAGGCATCACTAATTAATAAGGATTCATTAACAGGAAGTAAAAATGTTAATATGGAGAATTTATCACAGTTCATAAAAGGTTTTGGTGTATCAAGTGCCTTTGATGAACCATGGATGAACAAGTTAAAAGAAGAGAATAAAAAGTAA
- a CDS encoding metallophosphoesterase: protein MNNINIKVILVILAFLSLFIIVNRYIGKRVAIGLQSIRLLNTKVFWIIFWIIAFSYIIANLLKAFLPSFISNLLLYVGSYYIAILAYLILIFPIIDIVKFLNSRFNFLPKGNQFSSILNLSITIFIIVFIGVLLSYGTWSGRSSYVKNYDIKLSKDLKDNKLKVVLLSDIHLGSYIGKERLKTMVNEVNTIKPDVVLIAGDLIDSYLQPFIDDNLAEGLGKIKSRYGTYLALGNHDFMTNKVDQLTNELESNGVKVLRDEFNLINDSFYIVGRDDVSVSRYGNKRKDLSTILKNVDKTKPIIVIDHTPKDLKEPYNEKIDLQVSGHTHRGQFAPFNLVTSKIFELDYGYMKKDSFNAVISSGYGTWGPPIRIGSRSEIVQINLEGK from the coding sequence ATGAATAACATTAATATTAAAGTAATTCTAGTTATATTGGCTTTTTTATCACTATTTATAATAGTCAATCGTTACATAGGTAAAAGAGTAGCTATTGGATTACAAAGTATTCGTCTATTAAACACAAAGGTATTTTGGATAATATTTTGGATAATTGCCTTTTCCTATATTATTGCTAATCTTTTAAAAGCCTTTTTACCTAGTTTTATATCTAATTTGTTATTATATGTAGGTTCCTATTATATAGCGATACTAGCCTATTTAATTCTTATTTTTCCTATTATAGATATTGTGAAATTTTTAAATTCAAGATTTAATTTTCTTCCTAAGGGCAATCAATTTAGCAGTATACTAAACTTATCAATAACCATTTTTATAATTGTATTTATTGGAGTATTGCTAAGTTATGGTACATGGAGTGGTAGGAGTTCCTACGTTAAAAATTATGATATAAAGTTATCTAAAGATTTAAAGGATAATAAGTTAAAGGTTGTACTACTTTCTGATATTCATCTTGGGAGCTATATAGGCAAAGAGAGATTAAAGACTATGGTAAATGAAGTAAATACAATTAAGCCAGATGTGGTACTTATTGCTGGAGATTTAATAGATAGTTATTTACAGCCTTTTATTGATGATAATTTAGCTGAGGGGTTAGGGAAAATCAAGAGTAGATATGGAACATACCTAGCATTAGGTAATCATGACTTTATGACTAATAAGGTAGATCAGTTAACTAATGAATTAGAAAGTAATGGTGTAAAGGTTCTTAGAGATGAATTTAATCTTATAAATGATAGCTTTTATATAGTAGGGAGAGATGATGTGTCAGTAAGTAGGTATGGTAATAAAAGAAAAGATTTAAGTACTATACTTAAAAATGTAGATAAAACTAAGCCCATTATAGTTATTGATCATACTCCAAAGGATTTAAAGGAGCCATATAATGAAAAGATTGATCTTCAGGTATCTGGACATACACATAGAGGACAGTTTGCTCCTTTTAACTTAGTAACTAGCAAAATATTTGAGTTGGATTATGGTTATATGAAAAAGGATTCTTTTAACGCAGTAATTTCATCAGGATACGGTACCTGGGGACCACCAATAAGAATAGGTAGTAGGTCAGAAATAGTGCAGATAAACTTAGAGGGCAAATAG
- a CDS encoding peptidoglycan-binding domain-containing protein encodes MINYAKKTIALFLCGLITGVSMTATAFAKIKNNIDSKNTDITSTIDNKSATICGKTFKYKDAPKKVKDKHDLNCKSAGVTPSPTDEIFIPSENFDTYGISAQAADEMYFVSSKDGYLYVSGSKYYSFNIKTTYVGYTYIRTGNPVHGLQILLNLYARKFGGTQIDTDSVFGAETYNTLRSFQSRVGLSVDGIAGPNTWVALINRALG; translated from the coding sequence ATGATAAATTATGCAAAAAAGACTATAGCATTATTTTTATGTGGACTAATTACTGGAGTTTCTATGACAGCTACAGCTTTTGCTAAAATAAAGAATAATATAGATTCTAAAAACACAGATATTACAAGTACAATAGACAATAAAAGTGCTACAATTTGTGGTAAAACATTCAAATATAAGGATGCACCAAAAAAAGTAAAAGATAAACATGACTTAAACTGTAAGTCAGCTGGAGTTACTCCATCACCTACAGATGAGATATTTATACCATCTGAAAACTTTGATACCTATGGCATATCAGCACAAGCTGCAGATGAGATGTACTTTGTTTCTTCTAAAGATGGATACCTTTATGTATCTGGCTCAAAATATTATAGTTTTAATATCAAAACTACATACGTAGGATACACCTATATAAGAACCGGCAATCCCGTACATGGGTTGCAAATATTATTGAATTTGTATGCAAGAAAATTTGGAGGAACTCAAATAGATACAGATAGTGTATTTGGAGCAGAAACATATAATACATTGAGAAGTTTCCAAAGTAGAGTAGGTCTATCAGTAGATGGTATCGCTGGGCCTAATACATGGGTAGCTCTTATAAATAGAGCACTTGGCTAA
- a CDS encoding AEC family transporter → MQYFNILNQIIVLFLIMGVGYVAARFKVISQEVNVGLSKILINITLPFMVIASFNFKFSQKMLSSGLILFALTFIVHGVLALVSLMLFRKCDSGKKSVLRFMTVFSNCGYMGYPLAHSVYGSEGVFYTAIYNVVFNIFLWTVGVMLFQKEKRKGLYKKVFKNPGMIAVFIGMIIFIFSIKLPFAVSNTISLIGSMTAPLSMIIIGVSLYDVNLKTAFKGIEYYGASLMRLVITPLAIYAVLSLLGFTGIILGISVLLSAMPAAATTVTFAQIYEGDVESASKITVVTTILSAVTLPLIMLLV, encoded by the coding sequence ATGCAATATTTTAACATACTAAATCAAATAATAGTTCTATTTCTAATCATGGGAGTAGGGTATGTAGCAGCAAGATTTAAGGTTATATCACAGGAGGTAAATGTAGGTTTATCTAAGATTTTGATTAATATTACCTTACCATTTATGGTTATAGCCTCATTTAACTTTAAGTTTTCACAGAAGATGCTAAGTTCAGGTCTAATACTATTTGCTTTGACATTTATAGTCCATGGAGTATTAGCATTAGTTAGTTTAATGCTTTTTAGAAAATGTGATAGTGGAAAGAAAAGTGTTTTAAGATTTATGACTGTATTTTCTAACTGTGGATATATGGGATATCCTCTTGCTCATAGTGTCTATGGAAGTGAGGGAGTATTTTATACAGCTATCTATAATGTAGTATTTAATATTTTCCTTTGGACAGTAGGAGTTATGCTTTTCCAAAAAGAAAAGAGGAAGGGTTTATATAAAAAGGTATTTAAAAACCCTGGTATGATAGCAGTATTTATAGGAATGATTATATTTATATTCTCTATTAAGTTACCATTTGCAGTTTCTAATACAATAAGCCTTATAGGGTCAATGACGGCACCGCTTTCAATGATAATTATAGGGGTAAGCCTTTATGATGTGAATCTTAAAACGGCATTTAAGGGAATAGAGTATTACGGCGCATCTTTAATGAGATTAGTAATTACTCCTTTAGCTATATATGCAGTTTTGAGTTTACTTGGTTTTACAGGAATAATTTTAGGTATATCTGTACTTTTATCTGCTATGCCAGCTGCAGCAACTACAGTAACATTTGCACAGATATATGAGGGAGATGTTGAAAGTGCATCTAAAATAACGGTTGTTACAACAATTCTTTCAGCTGTTACCCTACCACTGATTATGTTGCTAGTTTAG
- a CDS encoding DUF3139 domain-containing protein: MNIKIKKSILILSIAAILIAIVYVQINTKKIYNMTEKHLIENRGYKKSDISKIEVKYYFINRILSYEEWIISVVFKDEPKVKYSYSYRDNKISQGGASGRLDDGIYDHSESPGYKNMIVAGNYIKKHGYTIFKLFAEVDRYKLDGSMFKNTKDNIKYKQVWSVQGVKPDHYFGKEVVVMGFKVRNHPLQKRDINAKEGVNLYVMIVDGKAIGGYSLPTLDTVGGFYSIDGKTAEELKSGNIKPVL, translated from the coding sequence ATGAATATAAAGATAAAAAAGAGCATTTTAATTTTAAGTATAGCAGCGATATTAATTGCAATTGTATATGTACAAATTAACACAAAGAAAATCTACAATATGACGGAAAAACACTTAATAGAAAATAGAGGATATAAAAAGAGTGATATAAGTAAAATAGAGGTTAAATATTATTTTATAAATCGTATATTAAGTTATGAAGAATGGATTATAAGTGTAGTATTTAAAGATGAGCCTAAAGTAAAATATTCATACTCCTATAGGGATAATAAAATATCTCAAGGGGGAGCCTCAGGAAGACTTGATGATGGAATTTATGATCATAGCGAAAGTCCTGGATATAAAAATATGATAGTAGCCGGGAATTATATTAAAAAACATGGGTACACTATTTTTAAGCTATTTGCAGAGGTGGACAGGTATAAGTTAGATGGAAGTATGTTTAAGAATACTAAAGATAATATTAAATATAAGCAAGTGTGGAGTGTCCAAGGAGTTAAACCTGATCATTACTTTGGAAAGGAAGTAGTAGTCATGGGTTTTAAGGTAAGAAATCATCCACTTCAAAAAAGAGATATTAATGCTAAGGAAGGTGTAAACCTATACGTAATGATAGTAGATGGTAAGGCAATAGGAGGATACTCGTTACCTACTTTAGATACAGTAGGAGGCTTCTATTCAATAGATGGCAAAACAGCAGAGGAATTAAAAAGTGGAAATATTAAGCCTGTTTTATGA